In one Nocardioides sp. NBC_00368 genomic region, the following are encoded:
- a CDS encoding GNAT family N-acetyltransferase, protein MARRILPLTLDLFAEVPAPCRACLFWERDPVGHRRVDASQTIALKEAWISEVLREWGSCGRVAVVDGTPVGFVLYAPPVFVPRVASFPSGPVSADAVLMTTVWIDPRRAGGGIGRMLVQGMARDLVQRGEFRAIEAFGDVGPLSGIHGRRCAAPADFLGRVGFKTYREHPTVPRMRMDLKQTVTWIDDFESAWERLREVVRPRSHPSPASTELHRDSE, encoded by the coding sequence ATGGCACGCAGGATCCTTCCGCTGACGCTGGACCTCTTCGCCGAGGTCCCGGCGCCGTGCCGCGCCTGTCTGTTCTGGGAACGCGACCCTGTCGGCCATCGCCGCGTCGACGCCTCGCAGACGATCGCGCTCAAGGAGGCGTGGATCTCCGAGGTGCTCCGCGAGTGGGGATCGTGCGGGCGGGTGGCCGTGGTGGACGGTACGCCAGTGGGCTTCGTGCTCTACGCGCCGCCGGTCTTCGTCCCGCGGGTGGCCTCGTTCCCGTCCGGACCGGTCTCCGCCGATGCGGTCCTGATGACCACCGTGTGGATCGACCCGCGTCGTGCGGGCGGTGGGATCGGTCGCATGCTGGTCCAGGGAATGGCTCGTGACCTGGTGCAACGCGGCGAGTTCCGGGCCATCGAGGCCTTCGGCGACGTGGGGCCGCTGAGCGGCATCCACGGACGCCGCTGCGCCGCTCCGGCCGACTTCCTCGGGCGCGTGGGCTTCAAGACCTATCGGGAACATCCGACCGTGCCGCGGATGCGGATGGATCTGAAGCAGACGGTCACCTGGATCGACGACTTCGAGTCGGCCTGGGAGCGGTTGCGGGAGGTCGTACGTCCCCGCAGTCATCCGTCGCCCGCCTCCACCGAGCTGCATCGCGACAGCGAGTGA
- the trxA gene encoding thioredoxin — translation MADNMTAVTDAEFDSTVLKSDKPVLVDFWAEWCGPCRQVSPILEELAGEHGDKVTFTKMNVDENPVTPSTYRVTGIPTINVYQNGEVVKSIVGAKPKAALLKELQEFIG, via the coding sequence GTGGCTGACAACATGACCGCCGTGACCGACGCCGAGTTCGACTCGACCGTTCTGAAGTCCGACAAGCCCGTACTGGTCGACTTCTGGGCCGAGTGGTGCGGCCCGTGCCGCCAGGTCTCCCCGATCCTCGAGGAGCTGGCCGGTGAGCACGGTGACAAGGTCACCTTCACCAAGATGAACGTCGACGAGAACCCGGTCACCCCCTCCACCTACCGCGTCACCGGCATCCCGACCATCAACGTGTACCAGAACGGCGAGGTCGTGAAGTCCATCGTCGGCGCCAAGCCGAAGGCCGCGCTCCTCAAGGAGCTGCAGGAGTTCATCGGCTGA
- the trxB gene encoding thioredoxin-disulfide reductase, whose product MPTPSSPTDPRNVIVVGSGPSGYTAAVYSARAGLQPLVFEGSVTAGGALMNTTEVENFPGFRDGIMGPELMDNMRAQAERFGAELEPDDVVEMDLTGPVKVIKTATDTHYAKSVILATGSGYKKLGLPREDELSGKGVSWCATCDGFFFRQKPIVVVGGGDSALEEALFLTRFGSSVTLLVRRDELRASKIMQERAFADPKLEIAWNSVVESINGELSVESITVKDTKTGELRDLECAGLFIAIGHIPRSELLVGQVDLDDDGYVLTKEGSTATNIEGVFAAGDLVDHVYRQAITAAGTGCQAALDAEKFLAHQAHAEAAAVSA is encoded by the coding sequence ATGCCGACCCCGTCGTCCCCGACCGACCCCCGCAACGTGATCGTGGTGGGTTCCGGCCCGTCGGGCTACACCGCAGCGGTCTACAGCGCCCGCGCCGGACTGCAGCCGCTCGTCTTCGAGGGGTCGGTGACCGCCGGCGGTGCCCTGATGAACACGACCGAGGTCGAGAACTTCCCCGGTTTCCGTGACGGCATCATGGGCCCGGAGCTGATGGACAACATGCGTGCCCAGGCCGAGCGCTTCGGTGCCGAGCTCGAGCCCGACGACGTGGTCGAGATGGACCTCACCGGACCGGTGAAGGTCATCAAGACCGCGACCGACACCCACTACGCGAAGTCCGTCATCCTCGCCACCGGCTCGGGGTACAAGAAGCTCGGTCTGCCCCGTGAGGACGAGCTCTCCGGAAAGGGCGTCTCCTGGTGTGCCACCTGTGACGGATTCTTCTTCCGCCAGAAGCCCATCGTGGTCGTCGGCGGCGGTGACTCCGCGCTGGAGGAGGCCCTGTTCCTGACCCGTTTCGGCTCCTCGGTCACCCTGCTCGTACGCCGCGACGAGCTCCGCGCCTCCAAGATCATGCAGGAGCGCGCCTTCGCCGACCCGAAGCTCGAGATCGCCTGGAACTCCGTGGTCGAGTCGATCAACGGCGAGCTCTCCGTGGAGAGCATCACCGTCAAGGACACCAAGACCGGCGAGCTGCGCGACCTCGAGTGCGCCGGCCTGTTCATCGCCATCGGCCACATCCCGCGGTCCGAGCTGCTGGTGGGCCAGGTCGACCTCGACGACGACGGCTACGTCCTGACCAAGGAGGGCTCCACCGCCACCAACATCGAGGGCGTCTTCGCCGCCGGTGACCTCGTCGACCACGTCTACCGCCAGGCGATCACCGCTGCCGGCACCGGCTGCCAGGCCGCGCTCGACGCGGAGAAGTTCCTCGCCCACCAGGCCCACGCCGAGGCGGCTGCCGTCTCGGCCTGA
- a CDS encoding protein kinase family protein, producing MEFTQSGDVLAGRYQLTDLLSESREGRFWRAQDAVLGRPVAVHVLDAHDERAPRLMAAARNSAAVGDPRMLRVLDAAQTDQVAYVVNEWGEGASLENALAAGGPLPPQQAAWIAAEVADLLVLAHDQGHAHGRLNPEAVLLDDLGAVRVIGFGVDAALHGIDPDTRDSQRRDRVDAVGVLYAALTGKWAGETLSSMPPAPRDHGRVLRPRQVRAGVPRPLDDLCDRVLGSGADMPPLTAAELHSALAGFSGEPTAPLNRPSAIDEDTQAMAPPAKLEPAEAQAASNAIGVAPDAVRPQRQRPSSPPPMQDPTPSKPLFADETPGYVPPQRPQQAPPAAGRRPVAPDASYNGWQGPWTGANVPIAEEPDYNQKPGANWLRIAMGVALVVLVLIAGSIAWNIIGDDPNTTAENPGTGSNEGNDDGQAAEPTVIKGITAKDLDPHGDPPTEYPDLVGGVVDGKDDPATDWRTQVYKDQIGDGPRSLKPGLGVVLNLKGDYALDSLSFSMGGEPTDIEVYVGDSPWTGDPSGSPAGKGSVGTEGEIKLDGAPEGSYVLVWLTGLPQVDGGYRAEVKEIEVLGTPLA from the coding sequence ATGGAGTTCACGCAATCAGGCGACGTCCTCGCCGGCAGATACCAGCTGACGGATCTGCTGAGCGAGTCCCGCGAGGGACGCTTCTGGCGTGCCCAGGACGCGGTGCTCGGCCGCCCGGTTGCCGTGCACGTCCTCGATGCCCATGACGAGCGCGCGCCGCGTCTGATGGCCGCCGCCCGCAACTCCGCCGCCGTCGGTGACCCCCGGATGCTGCGCGTCCTCGACGCCGCCCAGACCGACCAGGTGGCGTACGTCGTCAACGAGTGGGGCGAGGGCGCGTCGCTGGAGAACGCGCTGGCCGCCGGCGGCCCGCTGCCGCCGCAGCAGGCCGCCTGGATCGCCGCCGAGGTCGCCGACCTGCTGGTCCTGGCCCACGACCAGGGCCACGCCCACGGCCGGCTCAACCCCGAAGCCGTGCTGCTCGACGACCTCGGCGCGGTGCGCGTCATCGGCTTCGGTGTCGACGCCGCGCTGCACGGGATCGATCCCGACACCCGTGACTCGCAGCGCCGCGACCGCGTCGACGCCGTCGGCGTCCTCTACGCCGCCCTGACCGGCAAGTGGGCCGGAGAGACGCTCTCCTCGATGCCTCCCGCGCCGCGTGACCACGGCCGGGTGCTCCGTCCCCGGCAGGTACGCGCCGGTGTGCCGCGTCCCCTCGACGACCTGTGCGACCGGGTGCTGGGCAGCGGTGCCGACATGCCGCCGCTGACCGCGGCCGAGCTGCACTCCGCGCTCGCCGGCTTCTCCGGCGAGCCGACCGCGCCGCTCAACCGGCCCTCCGCCATCGACGAGGACACCCAGGCGATGGCCCCTCCGGCCAAGCTCGAGCCCGCCGAGGCCCAGGCTGCGTCGAACGCCATCGGCGTGGCCCCCGACGCCGTACGCCCCCAGCGTCAGCGTCCTTCCTCCCCGCCGCCGATGCAGGACCCGACCCCGTCGAAGCCGCTCTTCGCCGACGAGACCCCGGGCTACGTGCCTCCGCAGCGCCCGCAGCAGGCTCCTCCTGCCGCCGGCCGGCGGCCGGTCGCTCCGGATGCCTCCTACAACGGCTGGCAGGGCCCGTGGACCGGCGCCAACGTACCGATCGCCGAGGAGCCGGACTACAACCAGAAGCCCGGCGCCAACTGGCTACGCATCGCCATGGGCGTCGCCCTCGTGGTCCTGGTCCTCATCGCCGGCTCGATCGCCTGGAACATCATCGGCGACGACCCCAACACCACCGCCGAGAACCCCGGTACCGGGAGCAACGAGGGCAACGACGATGGCCAGGCTGCCGAGCCGACCGTCATCAAGGGCATCACCGCCAAGGACCTGGACCCGCACGGCGACCCGCCCACCGAGTATCCCGATCTGGTAGGGGGCGTCGTTGATGGCAAGGACGACCCTGCCACCGATTGGCGTACGCAGGTCTACAAGGATCAGATCGGTGACGGACCCCGCTCACTCAAGCCGGGCCTCGGAGTCGTTCTCAACCTCAAGGGCGATTACGCCCTCGACTCGCTCTCGTTCAGCATGGGGGGAGAACCGACGGATATCGAGGTCTACGTCGGCGACTCCCCATGGACCGGCGATCCCAGCGGGTCCCCGGCAGGCAAGGGCAGCGTCGGTACTGAGGGGGAGATCAAGCTCGACGGCGCTCCTGAGGGCAGCTACGTACTCGTGTGGCTGACCGGCCTTCCGCAGGTCGACGGTGGATACCGCGCCGAGGTCAAGGAGATCGAAGTCCTCGGCACGCCCCTCGCCTGA
- the murJ gene encoding murein biosynthesis integral membrane protein MurJ, with translation MTATEQKSGGSSVLANSAVMAAGTLFSRASGFIRSALLVAALGSGLHADVFNIANTVPNMLYILLAGGVFNAVLVPQLVKAQKNDEDGGAAYTDRIITLAGLFLGVVTIVLVLGAPLLMRLYLGADWYTADHKAQLESAIDFARWCLPQVFFYGMFVLVGQVLNARGSFGPMMWAPIANNIIAISTLVIYLVVFGPSDVGGFTTGQEILLGLGSTLGIVLQFLLLLPVLHKTGVRFRPRFDFRGAGLSQTAKLGMWTVLFVVVNQVAYTIVTRLASTGSAAGGTGYTVYSNSFLVTQVPHSIITVSLATAILPILSRHGAAGELPELGRTLSQQLRNALAIVIPIAALLPVLSEDIPHLLFGYGAGADAFKDYAPTLSVFAAGLVFFTIHYLLLRGFYSLEKNRTVFFIQCAVAATNIVAALLLTRAFSAEHTAAALASAYTLSYLVGSVVSYVVLKRTLGDLDGRGLLGFLARLVMVTVVAAAAAWLLRTGLGLINDEPTMVLALIGAAIVGALHLGMLLLGAQAAQVKELTTMVQQVARRLRR, from the coding sequence GTGACAGCCACCGAGCAGAAGTCCGGCGGAAGCTCGGTCCTGGCCAACAGCGCAGTGATGGCCGCGGGGACGCTCTTCTCGCGGGCCAGCGGCTTCATCCGTTCGGCACTCCTCGTCGCCGCCCTGGGTTCCGGGCTGCACGCGGACGTCTTCAACATCGCCAACACCGTCCCCAACATGCTCTACATCCTGTTGGCGGGCGGCGTCTTCAACGCGGTGCTCGTGCCGCAGCTGGTGAAGGCGCAGAAGAACGACGAGGACGGCGGGGCGGCCTACACCGACCGGATCATCACGCTGGCCGGTCTCTTCCTCGGCGTCGTGACGATCGTCCTGGTGCTCGGTGCGCCGCTGCTGATGCGTCTCTACCTCGGCGCCGACTGGTACACCGCCGATCACAAGGCCCAGCTCGAGTCGGCCATCGACTTCGCCCGCTGGTGCCTGCCACAGGTCTTCTTCTACGGGATGTTCGTGCTGGTCGGCCAGGTGCTCAATGCCCGCGGCAGCTTCGGCCCGATGATGTGGGCCCCGATCGCGAACAACATCATCGCGATCTCGACCCTGGTGATCTACCTGGTCGTCTTCGGGCCCTCCGACGTCGGTGGCTTCACCACGGGCCAGGAGATCCTCCTGGGGCTGGGCTCGACTCTCGGCATCGTTCTCCAGTTCCTGCTGCTCCTTCCGGTGCTGCACAAGACCGGCGTACGCTTCCGCCCCCGCTTCGACTTCCGTGGCGCCGGGCTCTCGCAGACCGCGAAGCTGGGCATGTGGACGGTGCTCTTCGTGGTCGTCAACCAGGTGGCCTACACGATCGTGACGCGGCTTGCCTCGACCGGTTCGGCCGCGGGCGGCACCGGCTACACGGTCTACTCCAACAGCTTCCTGGTCACCCAGGTCCCGCACTCGATCATCACGGTCTCGCTGGCGACGGCGATCCTGCCGATCCTCTCGCGCCACGGCGCCGCCGGCGAGCTGCCCGAGCTGGGACGTACGCTGTCGCAGCAGCTGCGCAACGCGCTCGCCATCGTGATCCCGATCGCCGCGCTGCTCCCGGTGCTCTCCGAGGACATCCCCCATCTCCTGTTCGGCTACGGCGCCGGTGCCGACGCGTTCAAGGACTACGCCCCGACGCTGTCGGTCTTCGCGGCCGGGCTGGTCTTCTTCACGATCCACTACCTGCTGCTGCGCGGCTTCTACTCGCTGGAGAAGAACCGCACCGTCTTCTTCATCCAGTGCGCGGTCGCCGCCACCAACATCGTCGCCGCGCTGCTGCTGACCCGGGCGTTCTCCGCCGAGCACACCGCCGCGGCCCTGGCCAGCGCCTACACGCTGTCCTACCTGGTCGGCTCCGTCGTCTCGTACGTCGTCCTCAAGCGCACCCTCGGCGACCTGGACGGCCGCGGGCTGCTCGGTTTCCTCGCCCGCCTGGTCATGGTGACCGTCGTGGCCGCCGCTGCCGCATGGCTGCTGCGCACCGGGCTGGGCCTGATCAACGACGAGCCGACGATGGTGCTGGCCTTGATCGGGGCCGCTATCGTCGGGGCGCTGCATCTCGGCATGCTGCTCCTCGGGGCGCAGGCTGCCCAGGTCAAGGAGCTGACCACGATGGTGCAACAGGTCGCCCGACGGCTGCGCCGTTGA
- a CDS encoding DUF6049 family protein, whose protein sequence is MPVRQHQARPPRPRGRATAALVLALLAPLLLLLPTPAQADEEAAETDPLAVSIDQLDTVSLDGRTKGRITMRGKVVNTTDEEWSGVKVYPFIGDTPMTTSEELAEAAKMPADALVGERIVAEGAYATIPDLAPGETYSWSLTVPRKLLHVTQPGVYWFGVHALGTTTPTTADGRARTFLPLVKEPNKRAKAEKVSLVMPLRRSVVYNPDGSVNYLPGWTRDLSAGGRLFRMLETGTEIPSLTWAIDPALIDAVRHLAEGNPPRNLSPTDESGEEPEESGSQSASPSASALLPSPSVGPDTDDEEALDEEALSAQKAATVWLGRLEKALAGHDLLALPYADPDLSALATSDPDLLATAREQTAQALAELGIKATSAVAPPTGFLDRAAVNLLEPGAVNLVSDRMFRGTAPVIADLDGHQMIVTSSGASAGGPGPNDPIDAISVRQRIVAEAALRRGSDKPLVAVIPDGWHPPQTPASFVTPWQNARWIASSTLAEAMTGHKAKSVTVDQLRYPRREMKAEISADRINTANELIGAGELLQRVLTHNDEVASDVISEALTTTSYSARKGDTDSAANALDQISSELSSITVSVPPKVILSSMKGGEFQVTLSNELDEPVTVRLDAITDDSLRVATSEPVQLDANSKASFNLAASMHDTGTHTALIVVTDTKGNPLGAHASVPIRPSQVSGVIWWFVGTGCALLFAAIAVRLTRRIMKAKKARTSGGVE, encoded by the coding sequence ATGCCAGTCCGCCAGCATCAGGCGAGGCCGCCACGGCCACGTGGGCGAGCCACCGCCGCACTCGTCCTGGCGCTGCTGGCACCCCTGCTGCTGTTGCTTCCCACGCCCGCACAGGCCGACGAGGAGGCTGCTGAGACCGACCCGCTTGCGGTGAGCATCGACCAGCTCGACACGGTCAGCCTCGACGGCCGCACCAAGGGCCGGATCACCATGCGCGGCAAGGTCGTGAACACGACCGACGAGGAGTGGAGCGGGGTCAAGGTCTACCCGTTCATCGGCGACACGCCGATGACCACGTCCGAGGAGCTGGCCGAGGCGGCCAAGATGCCGGCGGACGCGCTGGTCGGCGAGCGGATCGTGGCGGAGGGGGCGTACGCGACGATCCCCGACCTCGCACCTGGCGAGACCTACTCCTGGTCGCTCACCGTGCCGCGCAAGCTCCTGCACGTCACCCAGCCCGGCGTCTACTGGTTCGGTGTCCACGCGCTGGGCACGACCACGCCCACCACCGCCGACGGCCGGGCGCGCACCTTCCTCCCGCTGGTCAAGGAGCCCAACAAGCGGGCCAAGGCCGAGAAGGTCTCGCTGGTCATGCCGCTGCGCCGCAGCGTGGTCTACAACCCCGACGGCAGCGTGAACTACCTCCCCGGCTGGACCCGCGACCTGAGCGCCGGCGGACGCCTCTTCCGGATGCTCGAGACCGGCACCGAGATCCCGAGCCTGACCTGGGCCATCGACCCGGCACTGATCGATGCCGTACGCCACCTCGCCGAGGGCAACCCGCCCCGCAACCTGTCCCCGACGGACGAGAGCGGCGAGGAGCCGGAGGAGAGCGGGAGTCAGAGCGCATCGCCCTCCGCATCCGCGCTGCTGCCGAGCCCCTCGGTGGGCCCCGACACCGACGACGAGGAGGCGCTCGACGAGGAGGCCCTGTCCGCGCAGAAGGCCGCGACGGTCTGGCTGGGTCGCCTCGAGAAGGCGCTCGCCGGCCACGACCTGCTCGCCCTCCCCTACGCCGACCCCGACCTGTCCGCGCTCGCCACCAGCGACCCCGACCTGCTGGCCACCGCGCGTGAGCAGACCGCCCAGGCGCTCGCGGAGCTCGGCATCAAGGCGACCTCGGCCGTCGCTCCGCCGACCGGCTTCCTCGACCGCGCCGCGGTCAACCTCCTCGAGCCGGGGGCGGTCAACCTGGTCAGCGACCGGATGTTCCGCGGCACCGCGCCGGTCATCGCCGATCTCGACGGCCACCAGATGATCGTGACGTCCTCCGGAGCCTCCGCCGGCGGCCCGGGGCCCAACGACCCCATCGACGCGATCTCGGTGCGCCAGCGGATCGTCGCCGAGGCCGCGCTGCGCCGGGGCTCCGACAAGCCGCTCGTGGCGGTCATCCCCGACGGCTGGCATCCGCCGCAGACCCCGGCCTCGTTCGTCACCCCGTGGCAGAACGCCCGCTGGATCGCGTCCTCGACGCTGGCCGAGGCGATGACGGGACACAAGGCGAAGTCGGTCACGGTCGACCAGCTGCGCTACCCGCGCCGGGAGATGAAGGCCGAGATCTCTGCCGACAGGATCAACACCGCCAACGAGCTCATCGGTGCCGGCGAGCTGCTGCAGCGGGTCCTGACCCACAACGACGAGGTCGCCTCCGACGTCATCAGCGAGGCCCTGACCACGACCTCCTACTCCGCCCGCAAGGGCGACACCGACTCTGCCGCCAACGCCCTCGACCAGATCAGCTCCGAGCTGAGCTCGATCACTGTGAGCGTTCCGCCGAAGGTGATCCTGTCCAGCATGAAGGGCGGCGAGTTCCAGGTCACCTTGAGCAACGAGCTCGACGAGCCGGTCACGGTGCGGCTGGACGCCATCACCGACGACTCGCTGCGGGTCGCGACCTCCGAGCCCGTGCAGCTCGACGCCAACTCGAAGGCGAGCTTCAACCTCGCGGCGAGCATGCACGACACCGGCACCCACACCGCCCTCATCGTCGTCACCGACACCAAGGGCAACCCGCTGGGCGCCCACGCCTCCGTCCCGATCCGCCCCTCGCAGGTGAGCGGGGTGATCTGGTGGTTCGTCGGCACCGGCTGCGCGCTACTCTTCGCGGCGATCGCCGTGCGACTCACCCGGCGGATCATGAAAGCCAAGAAAGCCCGTACGTCAGGAGGCGTCGAGTGA